In Biomphalaria glabrata chromosome 16, xgBioGlab47.1, whole genome shotgun sequence, the sequence ATCCCAATGCAGCATTAGAAACAACTGTGCAGCGAGTCAAGCAAGATGTTTCTAAGTTTATAGAAGATCTGATTGGTGAAACTTTAGATCTGGTAAGTCTTTTACACTTCAGGGTTCATGTGCTAATCTATGTTTTTGTCAGAGCCACCTTAGTAAAAGACTGTGGAACTCCTTGCTTCTGAAGACCTTTTCTGTGTGCTCAGTTCATGGTACCTTTGAGTAGAATTATAGTCATGGAAATCATGTCTCACAGTGTGTTCAGACAGTTTCAGTTGCTTCACTGTTTCCTGACTGTCTGCTCATACTTAGATTTGTAACACAACAATGTCGCTTGTGTTTTCCCTTGATATAATTCAAAATTATCTACAGTATTTACTCTCTTGTGAAAATGTAGCTTGCTTAAATAATGGCATCTCAgttcatatattttatatatatatttatatatttatttatataagaaTGGCTTAGAGTATAGAATTTGATAATTTatatgtaaacattgttttatttctctagaCATCAGAGGAGGCTGTTTCTgatctatcctctctctctgATGAAGCAATTAACGACACAAACTCATTTGAAGATCTCAAAGCTCAGGCTGTTGTTACCAAGGTAGGAAACTAGGAGAGTTACATTTACCCACTATTTTCTAGGTAGAATTGTTTCCCCTGACTTTTCAAGTAGCAATGTTTAATTCAGGGCAGACATGTTTTTGTTAAATTGAAAATATGTCATTTCAAGGCTCTACCAAGAACACAATTCTTTTTTCTaaacaacagaaacattgaTATAGTTTCATTATAGTGCTAGTATTTCCGAAAGTCAATAAACAGTTAAGGTCTAATATACTTGAACACTATACATTTAAGTAGAAAACGTTTATTATGAAATAGTCATTGATATTTAAAGTGTCATATCTTCATATTATTGCAGAATGTTTAGAGGAaaactttgtttgttttttggaatctttatgttttatatttggttattatttttaaaaatctcataaGTAAAACATGTTATTGTTGTTTCAGCTATTGGAAAATCATCGCCGGGAGGTTAGTGGCCTAGCCGATGAAGTAAGCTCTCATTGGAAAATAATTGGAAATTCAAATCATATAAATAGTCATGAACACCTTGAACATAATAGCATCAGTGGCACTGGCAGCCTCATCACTGACAGTCTTGTGAATGGCTACCACAACTCTGAGAAGGCAATCCTGCCAGTGAGAAACTCCCTTGTACATAAAACAGATCTTACAAATGATTCACAAACTGTCCATGACAATGTCCAGTTactaaacaataaaaacagtTCACAAGATAACTTTCATTCTGTTGACAAACCTGATGAAAATGATGCTTTGGATGAGACAGACAATAATAATCAACACGATGAAGTTGACATCGAGAAAGATTTTGAGGAGCTGAAAGAGTTTGTGCGTAAAACCCAAACTGCTGTCCGGCCCAAGGTAGAAGCTGTTGAGTTTGATGACTCACAGCTCTGTGAGGTGAGAGAGGAGCCACTTGCCCAGTCAAAGATTGACCACAATGAAACCAGGGAAGAGTTCCTGACCAGGTACTCTGTTTTTGATAAAGTCCACAATACAGAGACAGACTTCTCCCAGTTTGAGAACATTGACTTCTTCTCCAATGAAATTGATCCAGATCTCTTGTCAATGAATCTTGAAATTATTCCAGAGGAAACTGAAGAGGAGCTAGAGCAGGAGGAAGATGAGGAAAAGAAATGGAGATCTAATTGGATATTTAAGGTAAAACAGGATGCTAATCTGAGAACAAAAAATGTCTATCAAAAACAGTGCAATGTTGCCATCAATATTTCCTATGtttgaaatagattttttttttttacagtatttgATCAGGAAGtcagttattttgttttttgcttgTATGAATGCAATAAAGAAACTCATGCTAAACACCCCTCCCCGctccaaaaaatttttttaacctaaataaaacaattaaacctGACGTTACAGATAACATGACACAAGGAGCTAGAAATGGTCCACTGGCTGTAGTTTGCTAGCCTGTGTACATAACTGAGCTAAATACTGATGTTTACATAACAAAAATCCAAtcaattttttaacaaattactcagtaatacaacaacaaaaaatatagttATAATATTGTCCACTGAAAAATAAGCATGACAGTAAATTACATGAAAAAGGCACCGTAGAAAGCAACATCAGTACACTTCTCAGTACTTCTCAATacttcattacaaaaaaaacacattttcttaAGAACTTTACAGAATAGGTAATAATTACTTGATAGTGTACAATAAGAATCATTCTGTAGTTCAAAttgatcacatttatttattggtgatgcttttttaaaactattggtTTTGACCTAAAAGGCATTAATTCTTTCTGATATCCTATTAGGGAAGCAATCAAAATGACAGCATGGGAAGACAAGTCAACAAAACCATCCCAAGGCCAGAGATCAGTTACATGCCCAAGATTGCTAGCAggttagacaaaaaaaaaagaaaaaaatatatatgttctagactctagacatttCTAAATAGATTACTTAGATAAAActttaatactaataatactcTTTCTAGATTTTGTCATCTGTAAAGCTTATCTGTTTTCAGGGCTGATGGTTAACAGGGTGTCATGTttctagcacaatgaccaaccacctttacttccccaacATATGCCAGGTTATTGGATGGTGGGGATTCAaaggcatcctaaaaatcccaaatttGACAATTctagttttcaccaggatttgaactcaaagCCCCTCTGTTCAGAAGCCACAGATTTTATAATTGGCCACCACACTtccatatatagatatatatttatattatcaaactaCATGTTAACACAAAGATATgaatgaacacatttttttggtATTGTAATGCCATTGTAAATATTAGTACTTAAATgaggaaattaaaaatactaCTGTTAATTTCTGTCAGGAATATTGAGTATATGTCAGAGCCTGATCTATTCAGTCCTTCTGACCTGGATGGATCTGATGATGAAGAGAATACATACTATGCAAACACCTCTAAGGAACTGGCTAGGATCTCCAGCCAACGAAACAAGTACAGATCTGGCAACACAAGTGATGACTCTGATTTCAGTGTGAAGTTGAGATCACCTCTGAGGCTGTATGATGACAATGCTCAAGGTTTTTATCATGAGTTTTTCTTATTGAAAATGTTGGAAAAGGAAGGGGGATAAGTGATAACTTTAATTCTGTTCATAAATCTAATGAAAGTGATATTTTGGTGAGATGGAGAAGACAAATGTACTTATTATTTGCTGTTTTATCTAAggatataaaaaatttaatttagttttatgctCACTATATAAAATTTGGGATTCAAGGGTTGTCATGCAGATTTAGGAATCAAGACAGTACATATTTGGAAATGTGACATAGATGACTTCTTTCTCAAAAGAGCACAAACAGCTTTTCAAATATTGATATGCAaagtagctttaaaaaaaatgtacagaatttgaattaataatttgttttctgtGTATGTCATTAATCTATTCCTCTTCAATCTGTATTTCAATGATCTTTCAATTCCAACTCTGCCTCCTTATCTGTATTGTAGTCTTTCATAATTTACAATGTGTCttgattcctgtattatttttgttaagatATGTaatattctactttatagtgtTTTGATTGGAGTTGATTAAttcataaaaaagaaaaaaacaattatggaatattttttcttgtgtgcttatatttttaaaaattgttatttctttttaataatagattttttaGATGGCCCTTCAACTCGTGTAGATGGTCCTCTAATTGCTCCAACCAAACAGGAATTGAAGTTCCTCCAAGATCTCATACCTGCAGATAATGACGATCCAAAATTTGTTGTGCCCCCTGAAAGTGTAACTATTCAAGAAGGAGAACCTGTCAAATTTTCCTGTAGAGTTACAGGCACACAACCCGTTGGTAAGTATACATTTAATGTACATTCTCATAGCTAAGAAATGTTGTCATTACCTGTTGTTTTTTGGGGGGGCATAGATAAATTTGCTTTATAGTTTGATAAGGTTTGTAGTATTTTAATTAATggtacattattattttgtttgttttcctgtaacagctttctaataaatgaaagtattctagttcacattttttttaacagtttcTGAGAAATTTTAATATATTCAATTTGTGtttcattaaaagaattttttttatgtacatttttttaaattgtatgacACATGTGTAGTCTTTATTGATCAGTTCAGCAGTTAAAGCAAATATTACTTCtttgtttataaaacaaaatgaatttaatttactAAAGCATCATGGTGTAAACTACTTCTTATATTTActctctaaaataaaacaattttttacttGTCTTTAAAACACATTGATAGTTTGATATATCTTAACTTCATAATAATCACAAGCAGGTCTAGCTTTCTTTATCTATATGTAGTCTGGctggaattgaaaaaaaaataaaatcttaagaCATTAAAACTTGTTAGAATTTATTATATCAATCTttgattttaatcttttgtaacaaatctaataaaatgattcttgtatataaatataatttatttaaatgatactctttaatgtttttttttttttttggaattaaTAGGCCTAATTATTTTCCTATCTTTTTAACTCAGATGTTTTCTGGTACAGAGAAGGAGAAGAAGTTGAAGAGTTTGAAGAGTCTGAGGATGTGGAAATCTCAAACAGTGGAGATAAATATAATATCACACTTTACAACATCAGTAAAGCAATGGCTGGACAGTACATGTGTATTGCTTTGAATGAAAAGGGGAAAGCCACACAATATCTAGTGGTCACTGTTAAAAGTAATTATCTGTTGCATTTATTATCATtaaattgaataataaataataataataatattccaaaagttcattatttttaaattaattagaaaTAATGAAGATATTTTATAATTCCTTACTTATGTAGTCTGAAATATATTGGAGTCCACTTAATTTGAAGAGACATTGGAGTGGACTCAGATTCAAAGAGGCTTACATCAAACTTCAACAATGGCCATAAAAGAAGAATGCAGATAccctagatcagcggttctcaaccttttaagctcggcgaccctttttacaatctcccactctgctGTGACCCCCccagacacacacagcaatagaagaaaagacaataacaatccttatttttgatggtcttaagcaacccctggcaaatcgtcaatcgacccccaagggggtcgtgacccacaggttgagaacccctgccctagATAGTTGCTTCCCTTGTTAGTGAAGTCTTCAAACCTGAGGGCTTGGAATTGAGCCAGTCTTTGTCCCTCACTAGGCACACCCATGCCTAGACTAGGCCAGTATGCTATGCTAGTGTGCTATGCTAGAAATGGACTGATAAGTACTTGTTGAAAGATTTGCCACTGGCTTGTTATGgactgataaaaaaaagtattgtacatgacacattttttatgttttcattcaAATTATCAGGAAAAAAGCTTAACAACTttgaattcacttttttttttgtaatgaaaaaaaaagcatttataaaaggATACATAAGGAGAAGACTGAAGAATGAATAGAATTCAGTTTAAATGATCAGCATTCCACCATTTTGATACTTTTGTACCTTTACTAGGCTGATTTCTAATCTTTTTGTTTCCACTATTTTGTCAAACATTAGGCTTTCTTGAAGTTTTGaagttataaaacatttaagttGATTAAAATAGCATGCTATGACTATTTAATATAGCCTCTTAGTCAAATCTGtataacattttgtaaataccttttttttcccctttaatTATGTTTACTTAGGTAATAAGCATGATTTAAAGAAACCAGAATTTATCAAAGGGTTAAAGGATGTGGAAGTTACTGAAGGTCAGAGTGTTAAATTTAGAGTCAAGGTCAAAGGTTACCCTCCTCCAAGGATAAGCTGGTATAAGGATGGAACATTGCTTAAAAGTTCAAAGACATGTAGGCTAggtaagtataaaaaaaagattttgatgaGTTTGAACAATGTTATGAGACATGagaagttttatttcaaagaaaaaatggGGGTACAGCAAATGTAGACtctttataaaaatagaattaaaactCTACTACAAGTCTCTTCAGTTTAACATTTTATGTTGCATCTGCTCTCCAGAAAAATTTGGCAATCGGGATTACATCCTTACTATTGATTATGCAACAATGAATGATGATGCTGAGTATACAGTCTGTGCACGCAATGTAGCTGGGGAGATAAAGGCTTCAGCTCAAGTCATTGTAGAGCCTCAGACAGGtaacttttgttttacaataaCAGAGCTTTGTGGTTACACAATTACTGTATAGATCAAATATTTAGTATTTatcttaattttatatttatacatctTAGAATTAAATGTCCTTAAATCTTTTGGTTCTTTgtgctttttctttttgaagatatttattttgtatatattttaaaattatgcatTTATAAAGTGTgatttaaaataccatttttaattaaaagatttCTAAAGCATATACTGATGtttattggatggctgcctggtcgtgcggtttgcgcgctggactgtcgttcagatttatcgatggtccagggttcaaaccctgcccgctcccatcccccgtcgtcctgcgggaggttaggactaggaagtaattatcttcaactctgaaggaacatccgaaacatgtaaaacattttacaaacattttgtaCAGAATGGAATATTATACACTTATATTTAAACTTAAATTATTGTTTCATTAGAGCtctttttaattgtttcataattttaaatattattttatatttctttttcagtaaatatttaaaatcataatgtttaattaatttttattggtgAAATTTTTCTCCTTGCTATTATCTGatattatttgttgtttcagACGCACCAGTTAAAAAACAAAGGCACTCATCAATGACAACCTCAGGGGCATCAGACTCCGATTCTGACAAAATGTCCTCCAGATCAAGTCTTTTAAAATCTTACTTATCATCAGCTCCCAAAACTTCAACAGCTGCCTCAAGAAATCTCAGTCTTGATCAAGAAAATCTGCTTCCTGTCAACCACCTAGACAGTAAACTAAGTTTAGCACAAAGGAATATTGAAGAAGAGTCTGAGAAAATGAAGGAGGATGCAAAAAgggtaaattatttttaaagcttcaTTTTCATCCTCATAATAATATTCTCTAATCTGggttttataaatgtattcaaAACAACTGCTTTAACAGTACAAtctcaatattaaattaaaatttaattgatctcgttaaattttctaatgaaaTTCTATGAAATGTGTCAAATCTAATAACTTAGTAACACAGTACTCAAATAGAAGATAGGGAGAAATGAAATGTGATACTTAGTGCAAAGGCATTGCACTGTATATAATGGTAACTAGGTAACAATTTTAATTGTGAAAAGAGAGTAGATGTTTACAATTGGATTATTAGAGACTTATCATTTTACAAACTATTAGCATCAATGGGTCATACATTTCTTAATTGATATATAGAAAAGGTCTTTGGTATTAATTTTTCttacaattatatatttataaatat encodes:
- the LOC106070904 gene encoding uncharacterized protein LOC106070904 isoform X6; this translates as MGKKLNLTHLSEEEVNQIMGVIQKDFQVRREEKKKVSELQTELVKEQTKIQVLKERPEFNSTHCIICLETFGLLVRRKRSCYKCKVKVCSKCSVPRPKKSGQFVCPVCIKEKNFQILSNQWLYDSHTVSDKHFGSSQVVRYLYKKNSFSTSDTDADSGYLPSASNSTSAHRKHRPRLDEVFDIRMTDDSSTELDHRQARQDQPVSRAVSLESLVGQGQQTRSVTPVATQTTDLGKPTYLDSATGTDVARESRVSAAVGTEQNGDVRRRHRSSSAGREPRHKTPELGAERNRRKDKDTEVLYREALESAKRAEEFKFRVKFDHLLVELHQTIHDKDGLASCFTSPAYGEVMLIFRDKVKELLKSFTQRLTLAHESFDPNAALETTVQRVKQDVSKFIEDLIGETLDLTSEEAVSDLSSLSDEAINDTNSFEDLKAQAVVTKLLENHRREVSGLADEVSSHWKIIGNSNHINSHEHLEHNSISGTGSLITDSLVNGYHNSEKAILPVRNSLVHKTDLTNDSQTVHDNVQLLNNKNSSQDNFHSVDKPDENDALDETDNNNQHDEVDIEKDFEELKEFVRKTQTAVRPKVEAVEFDDSQLCEVREEPLAQSKIDHNETREEFLTRYSVFDKVHNTETDFSQFENIDFFSNEIDPDLLSMNLEIIPEETEEELEQEEDEEKKWRSNWIFKGSNQNDSMGRQVNKTIPRPEISYMPKIASRNIEYMSEPDLFSPSDLDGSDDEENTYYANTSKELARISSQRNKYRSGNTSDDSDFSVKLRSPLRLYDDNAQDFLDGPSTRVDGPLIAPTKQELKFLQDLIPADNDDPKFVVPPESVTIQEGEPVKFSCRVTGTQPVDVFWYREGEEVEEFEESEDVEISNSGDKYNITLYNISKAMAGQYMCIALNEKGKATQYLVVTVKSNKHDLKKPEFIKGLKDVEVTEGQSVKFRVKVKGYPPPRISWYKDGTLLKSSKTCRLEKFGNRDYILTIDYATMNDDAEYTVCARNVAGEIKASAQVIVEPQTDAPVKKQRHSSMTTSGASDSDSDKMSSRSSLLKSYLSSAPKTSTAASRNLSLDQENLLPVNHLDSKLSLAQRNIEEESEKMKEDAKRDQSTKNSRLFSPSTLNLLEAAEEIIQQEKSSSDITIGKLPDQYESFSGHITDHLQAVVDDLGLPDTLDDFPLSSHAPIQDAPVKSTLEFSIRKTKPVDAVASLSPKEINRPKSEHFTKLLVSNGDHLTKLVPNNLPRRDFNQNDTINIINTSFDSGKGASLQDISTSLASSFSSNSSSRDNIESDLEQAKAPFTKLSFSRDFEVQQNSEKKKWSVNLDPFSPQAEIVNLPNSINKPTIEVNNVDINLTSIKGDSQASSPRQSIDSGVSVSSKLERPAPVHMVGHTSEDEVPESRTEFNTDGSIELPSVNKLRAMFSNVKEEDLGDGNFKRKIILTGRAKKQFN